The window GTTGTTGCGATTGCTGGGGCTCGATGACAACAAGCTGACGTACTATCACGCCGGCCGATTCAAGCAGCTCAGCCAGTTCGGCGGCAAAGTGATCGAGCCGTTGATCAAAGCTTCGTAGCTGGACTCGCCAGAGTTCAGACGCCGCCGCGCGAACCGAATTCTGGCGAATCCGGCTACGAGTCGGAGCGGCGGTTGTAGGCCAGGTTCTACCTGGCGATGGTGCTTGGCCGGTGGAGGTTGCTCTCGCGAATGTGTTTGGATGACGCCTCGCTTTGTTCCAAAGCATCGGCGCGGTCGCCATGTGGAACATGGCCTACGGGGATTGTGAACCGAATTCTGGCGAATCCGGCTACGAGTCGGGGTGGCTGCTGTAGGCCAGGTTGTACCTGGCGATGGTGCTTGGCCGGTGAATATTGCTCTCGCGAAAGCGATTTGGTGACGCCTCGCTTTGTTCCAAAGCATCGGCGCAGATGCCATGTGGAACATGGCCTACGGGATCGTGAACCGAATTCTGGCGAATCCGGCTGCGGGGATTATCCGAACGACTTGGAGACCTTTGGTTACGAAGCGTTTTCGATCCAGCGGACGAGGCTTCGTACCATGACGCCGGTGGCACCTGCGTCGCGATGAGGTTTGGGGGAGTCAACGAAGGCGGGGCCAGCGATGTCGATGTGAACCCATGGCACGTCGGCGACAAAGTTCTCCAGGAATTTCGCGGCGGTGATCGCGCCGCCCCAACGACCTTCGCCGACGTTCTTGATGTCAGCCACTTTGCTTTTGACTTTGTCGTCGTACAGCGAGAACATCGGCAATTGCCAAACGGGTTCGCACTCAGATTCCGCCGCACTTTGAACTGCGTCGCAGAGGGCTTGGTTGTTGGTCATCAATCCGGCGACGTCGATTCCGAGGGCCACCATGCAAGCACCGGTGAGCGTGGCCAAGTCGACGATCGCTTGAGGCTTTTGTTGCACGGCGACGTCCAGGGTGTCGGCCAACACGACGCGGCCTTCGGCGTCGGTGTTGAGAATCTCGATTGTTTTACCGCTGCGGGTTTCGATCACGTCGCCCAGTTTGTAGCTGTCGCCGCTGACCATGTTTTCAGCCAGCCCACACAATCCGATGACGTTGCGTGGCACCTTCAGTTTCGCCAGTGCGTTCATCACGCCAACAACAGTTGCCGCGCCAGCCATGTCGCATTTCATGTCGACCATGCCATCGCTGGGTTTGAGTGACAAACCGCCGGAGTCGAACGTGACGCCTTTGCCGACGACGACAAGCGGGGCTTCGTCGCCACCGCCATCGTGACGCAGCATCACCAAACGCGGTGGGCTGGTTGATGCTCGACCGACGGCCAAGATCGCTCGGCAGTTTTCAGCTTCCAGTTTTTTCTCGTCCCAGACTTCACACGTGAGTCCGCAGTCGCTGGCGATTTTCTCAGCGTATTGAGCGAAGCCGGTTGGGTTCATGATCGACGGTGGCTCGTTGACCAGACGCCGAGTGTGATTGATCGATTGGCCGAGCTTTTCACCACGTGAAACGGATTCGGCTGAGTAACCAACAAACGCGATTGCTTCGGGAACCGAGATGGAAGGTTCACGTTGATACAGATGTTGGCCTTCGCATCCGGAGACCGCACCGGCGACGACGGCATCGTGGTTTTCGGTGGCGACGCCATCGCCCAACGCGAAAGTGATCTGCTGGCGTGGCTTGCTGGCCAAGCTGCGAACCACCGCGGCACCGAGTTCAATCGCAGACCCGCGAGTTCGTTTGTCGCTTGCGCCCAACCCCGCAAGCACGATCCAAGGTGTTTGAGCATTGCCAGTGGCGAAGCTGGTCAGCTCACCAGGTTTGCCGGTCACTTCGCCGGAACTGCACGCGTTCTTTACCGTCGCGGCGAGCGATTCTGGCAACGAAGAAACGGCGATGCAGTTGGCGGTCGTTTTGCCGTCGGAAGATTCCCCTGAATCAGCAGACGGTTCAACTCCGAGGACCAACACACCTGCTTTCTCGAGGTCAAGTTTGGTTTCGGAGGTCAGCGTCATCATGGGAAAAGGCAAAGGTTGCATTCTTAAATCCGGTGGCAATTGAAAGGGTCGAAACTTGCGAGTGGAAAAGCGCTGTGTTACCGAGGTGAAGGTCTACGATTGAGCTGCTGCTTCGTCTTCATCTTTTTTGTATTGGTCGAGTCGACGGTAAAGAGTTCGGGCACCGATTTGCAGGATCTTTGCCGCCTCTTCTCGATTGTTGCCGGTCAGTTTCAGCGTCTCTTCGATCGCCCAGCGTTCGATTTCAGCGAGTGGTCTGCCGACGAAACTCATGTTGCCTTCGATCAAAGCGGGGCCTTGAGATTCTTCGCCCTCTTGAGGTGTCTCGTCGATCAGTTCCGGCGGCAAGTCGTCTTCGTCGAGTGACCCATCGGTGTCCAGCACCACCATGGTTTCGACGAAGTTTCGAAGCTGGCGGATGTTGCCGGGCCAGTCGTACGCGAAGAATTTCTTGGTCACTGCGGGAGTGAAATGGGCAGACGATTTGCCATGTCGCCGCAAGAACATTTTTCGGAAATGGTCCATGAGAGCGATCACATCATCGCGTCGCTCTCGGAGTGGCGGCAACTCGATCGTCACGACTTTCAAACGGAAGTAGAGATCGTTTCGGAATGTTCCTGCATCGATCATTTCTTCGAGTGGTCGGTTGGTCGCTGAGATCAAACGAACGTTGACCTTGATCGACTTGTTCCCACCGACGCGAGTGATCTGGCTTTCCTCCAGCACTCGCAACAATTTGATCTGGGTGCTCATCGGCATGTCGCCGACTTCGTCCAGGAACAGCGTCCCGCCATTGGCGTATTCAAACGCACCTTCCCGGTCGGAGACCGCGTCGGTGAACGAACCTTTGACATGGCCGAACAGTTCGCTCTCGACCAAGTTCTCAGAAACAGCTCGCGTGTTGAGTGCAACGATGCGTTTGTTTTTGCGGGGGCTGTTTTGATGGATGGCCTGCGCCACCATTTCTTTTCCGGTTCCGGATTCACCGGTGATAAGCACCGTCGCGTCGGTGGCGGCAATGCGTCGCAAACGGTCGATGACCGTTTGCATCTTTTTGCTGGTGTAGATGATGCCTTCGAAGCCAAAACGCTCGTCGAGCCGCTGCATCAACTCGGTGTTTGTCCGTCGGAGTTCGACGTTCTCGGCCGCCTTCTCGACGATGGCTCGCAAGCGACTGGGGGTGATCGGTTTCTCGAGAAAATTGAACGCGCCCTGCTGCATCGCTTCGACAGCGATCGGCACCGTCGCGTGCCCGGTCACCATGACGACTTCGCATTCGGGCAATCGTTCTTTTGCCAGAGCCAGGATTTTCATTCCGTCGACATCGTTCATCACCATGTCGGTGATGATGATGTCGAACGTTTCTCGCTGGATCAGTGCGGCGGCGTCGGGGCCGCTGGTCGCGACCTCGCAAACGTAGCCAACCTTTTCCAGGCTCTCCGTCATCGCCCGCGCGTGGGCAGCCTCATTGTCGACCACCAGCAGACGGTACTTCGAACGATCCGGCGGTTCGGCGGTGGAATCGGGGGCGGCAGTGAGATCGGAAGTCATTCAAATCAGACGGATGACGAGAAGGGCTGGCGAAAATCGACCCCATTTCGTGGTCGTGAGCCCTTGATTCTAAGCCAGTCCAGGTTCCTGGGAACCATGTCTCCGAAACCGGTTCTCAGGGCCCTCGGAAGTTGTCGGGGGAAGCGGTGCAGGTGACGCCGGCTCGCACGCAATCAGTCGCGGAGCGACGGAATCTGGCAGCCTTGGGTTTCAACCCAAGGTTGGGTTGAATCTCGATGGTGAGCAAGTCGCGGAGCGACGACAGCCGGGGACATGATGATCCCACCTGTCGCCACTCCGCGGCTTTTCATTGGACGCACCTGCCGGGAACCTCGGGTTGAAACCCGAGGCTGACAAATGCCACCGCTCCGCGGTTGGGTAGACCGAGGCAGCACGCTAGGTGAGGGGCAACCCGGCGTCCTGAGGCTGATCGCTATTCCGTTACGACTTGGAATGGATTGGCGGCGGCTTCGGATTCCTTTTGGAATCGTTCCGCCAGGTCGGCGTCCTTCTTTGAGAGTGCTGTCACCGGGACTTCGATCGTTTTGTTGTCGGCGGACTTCAGGCGAAGCTTGCCATCCTTCACCGCCAGGAACGATGCCTCGATTTTGAATTTCCCGGTTTTGTCCGTCCAGGTCCGGATGACATCCATTTCAGCTTGGGGATCTTCGTCGTCCATCTCATCCGGTTCATCGATCGCCACCTTGGGTTTTGGAGCCACACGCCGAGTTCGCGGTGCGGGCCGCGTGTCGACAGGTTGCTGAACCGTATCGGGTGGGTAACGCAACATCGATACATTGACGCGTTCGACTCGACCATGACCACCGACGGACTGCACCGAGACTTCGTTGCGAGCATGGATTTCTTTGACTTCGACCGCTTCGTAGCCGCTGAATCGTTCTCGTGATTTGGCCAGAATCTGACCGACAACCAAACGGCTGGCCGTTGTGACTGGCCCACCGGTCCGCTTCACCGTCCCAATCCCGCGGCTGTAGTCGCGACGATCCTCTGCCATCTGCTTGAGCGATTCGTCGTAGCGGGCCGCAGCCGAATAAAAGGAGGATTTCCGATTATCCTTGGACATCTCGGCTCGCTGCAGAAGTGCCTGCGCGAGTTCGGGATCTTGGCGTTGATTCCTCGAGTTGAGCTCCATCATCGCGCGATGAGCGATCGTGAAGGAAGATTCGGGACCGAGAGCCTTGATCCATTCTTTGCGTTCAGCATCGGTGAAGGGGCGTGTGCGTTTGAGTTCAGCCTCCTTTGCCGCAGCGATTTTGGCGTTGCGTTCCTGCTGAGTCTCGCGAACCAAAGAGATCGACACGGGAACTTTGATTTCCACGCCATCGTCGACTTGGAAGATCACTCGATTGATTTGCAGTTGTTCATAGAAGCCATCGTCTAAGTTGAAGAACGCGATGCCTTCACCTTGCATCTTCAGTGGTGGGTCGGATTCGGGAGCGGACAACTCGTATTGATGGTCAATCTTCATCCGGTTTCGAACCGCTGGATGAGCAACGTACTTCCATTTCTCGGTTGCGATGGAAAGTTTTTTATTGTTCAGGCCCGCGTGGCTGGCAAACAAAGGCGTCATTCCAAAGGGGCTGCTGACCCGGGCGATGGT of the Rhodopirellula baltica SH 1 genome contains:
- a CDS encoding sigma-54-dependent transcriptional regulator, which codes for MTSDLTAAPDSTAEPPDRSKYRLLVVDNEAAHARAMTESLEKVGYVCEVATSGPDAAALIQRETFDIIITDMVMNDVDGMKILALAKERLPECEVVMVTGHATVPIAVEAMQQGAFNFLEKPITPSRLRAIVEKAAENVELRRTNTELMQRLDERFGFEGIIYTSKKMQTVIDRLRRIAATDATVLITGESGTGKEMVAQAIHQNSPRKNKRIVALNTRAVSENLVESELFGHVKGSFTDAVSDREGAFEYANGGTLFLDEVGDMPMSTQIKLLRVLEESQITRVGGNKSIKVNVRLISATNRPLEEMIDAGTFRNDLYFRLKVVTIELPPLRERRDDVIALMDHFRKMFLRRHGKSSAHFTPAVTKKFFAYDWPGNIRQLRNFVETMVVLDTDGSLDEDDLPPELIDETPQEGEESQGPALIEGNMSFVGRPLAEIERWAIEETLKLTGNNREEAAKILQIGARTLYRRLDQYKKDEDEAAAQS
- a CDS encoding SHD1 domain-containing protein codes for the protein MTHRLNGSLTFLVGMLLFGVAVPGSLLVSASASAAEPVRFSSKVGETVTYKINIQIGIGKDAGKYPGTLTYQVKSATPELIQLNVTGHLEGTYSRSSSFFRSSNDSPLPTLESVSCRGALLGITPLGSVEVAQRDEMMGLLLGTLGQLAIVPLPPANAIPVNQRAADNGADVAVTWNESDTTTIARVSSPFGMTPLFASHAGLNNKKLSIATEKWKYVAHPAVRNRMKIDHQYELSAPESDPPLKMQGEGIAFFNLDDGFYEQLQINRVIFQVDDGVEIKVPVSISLVRETQQERNAKIAAAKEAELKRTRPFTDAERKEWIKALGPESSFTIAHRAMMELNSRNQRQDPELAQALLQRAEMSKDNRKSSFYSAAARYDESLKQMAEDRRDYSRGIGTVKRTGGPVTTASRLVVGQILAKSRERFSGYEAVEVKEIHARNEVSVQSVGGHGRVERVNVSMLRYPPDTVQQPVDTRPAPRTRRVAPKPKVAIDEPDEMDDEDPQAEMDVIRTWTDKTGKFKIEASFLAVKDGKLRLKSADNKTIEVPVTALSKKDADLAERFQKESEAAANPFQVVTE
- a CDS encoding leucyl aminopeptidase, which encodes MQPLPFPMMTLTSETKLDLEKAGVLVLGVEPSADSGESSDGKTTANCIAVSSLPESLAATVKNACSSGEVTGKPGELTSFATGNAQTPWIVLAGLGASDKRTRGSAIELGAAVVRSLASKPRQQITFALGDGVATENHDAVVAGAVSGCEGQHLYQREPSISVPEAIAFVGYSAESVSRGEKLGQSINHTRRLVNEPPSIMNPTGFAQYAEKIASDCGLTCEVWDEKKLEAENCRAILAVGRASTSPPRLVMLRHDGGGDEAPLVVVGKGVTFDSGGLSLKPSDGMVDMKCDMAGAATVVGVMNALAKLKVPRNVIGLCGLAENMVSGDSYKLGDVIETRSGKTIEILNTDAEGRVVLADTLDVAVQQKPQAIVDLATLTGACMVALGIDVAGLMTNNQALCDAVQSAAESECEPVWQLPMFSLYDDKVKSKVADIKNVGEGRWGGAITAAKFLENFVADVPWVHIDIAGPAFVDSPKPHRDAGATGVMVRSLVRWIENAS
- a CDS encoding DUF1589 domain-containing protein; this encodes MFHMASAPMLWNKARRHQIAFARAIFTGQAPSPGTTWPTAATPTRSRIRQNSVHNPRRPCSTWRPRRCFGTKRGVIQTHSREQPPPAKHHRQVEPGLQPPLRLVAGFARIRFARRRLNSGESSYEALINGSITLPPNWLSCLNRPA